CTCCCATTGTATTCTCTATTTGTGCAGTATAGCGGTTATTCCGTGCAATAATAGCGGATATACACTTGCGAGACGGTGTGTTCAGGCTAGCTAGTAAATAGCAATTTTTATTTAGATAGTGAAGTAGTTACACTTGCGAGATGGTGTGTGGTCTTGTTCAAACAAGCAACCCCAAACGGTTCTGTAGTCTCACCTCTTCTGCGGTTACACTTGCGACGCGGTGTGTGTGTCTGAACTTCGGTTAATCTCTTCCAGTCAACCCTACCGTTACACTTGCGAGACGGTGTCTCTGTCCGACTTACCTACCAAAATCCATCTTCGGATACAGGACTATCGCCAGTTGTCGAACCGACTATCAGATACGAGGACCTCTTTCACGATATCTGTCTCTTCGAGCAACCGATGTTCCTTGTACATTCCCTTTCCTCGACCACGACTCGTCCGCTCTGCTTGAATCACGTTCAAGAAGTCTTGTTCTTCGAGGAGCTCCCCAACACGGCGCTCTGAGAGACAGTCCATATCGATTTGGCCCGTGATTTGCTCGTACGCGTTGTAGATGCTCCGAGTTGAGTGACCGTCCGAATCGGTTTTCTCCGTAAGTAGTGTGAGCGCAAGCAGAATCGCTTTCCCCTGTGGCGGCGTCCCACGTATCAACTCGTTAAACCGGTCCATCTCAGCCCGCTCTTTTCCTGCATAGACGTGTTCTTCCGTTACCTTCTCCTTGTCCTGCTCTCGGGCGACCTTCCCAGCATTCCGGAATGTGGACATGGCTTTGCGAGCGTCCCCATGTTCCTTTGCACAGAGGGCCGCACAAAGCGGAATCACGTCTTCGCTCAGAACCTCATCTTTGAATGCATCCTTTCGTTTTCGGAGTATTTCACGAAGCTGGTTCGCGTCGTAGGGTTTGAACACGATATCCTCGTACTGGAAGCTGCTCTTGACGCGCTCACTTAATGTGTCGGAATAGTCTATCTTGTTGCTGACCCCGATGACGCCGATGGAGGTGTTGGTGACGTTGTTGTCCTCACCAGCACGTGAGAGGTTCCGCAGAATTTCATCGGATTTCAGCTTGTCAATCTCGTCCAGAATGAAGAACACCACGTCACACTGTTGCTCTACGACTTCCCAGAGTCGGTCATAGTAGTCACCAGTTCCAAGACCCTTTTCCGGCACCGAAACTCCCGTTATTTCTTCGTCGTTGAATTTCCGGGCGAGTGTCTTGACAGCCTCTGCTTCGGTACTCCGAGTTCCACAGTCGATTCGAATCGTCTCAACATCAATGTTCTCGCGGGCGGCCTCGGTTGAGAGTCGTTGCGTGATGTGGCGAGCAATGAGTGACTTCCCGGTTCCGGTCTTGCCATAGATTATGAGGTGTGTCGGTGGGCTGTTGAAGAGGACCGGATTGATGGCGCTCGCCATGCGGCTGATATGCTCGTCTCGACCGACGATTCGCTCGGTGCTTTCTGGGACGTGGTCCACGTCGAGGAGTTTCTCGCGTTGAAATATTTTGTCCTCGTAGATGAACACAGGATCCCGTTCGCTCTCGTCTGGTGGGGCCGATTGATTGGATGTCGTCTCGTCGTCCATGCTTGTACACTCTAGTATGGCGCCAATAAAACTAACCAACTACATCGCAAGTGTATACGCCGGAAATGGCACTATCTGACGTCCCTAGAACATTTTTAGAATCCAAGACCCACCCGGTCGCAAGTGTAATCGGGCACCGTCTCGCAAGTGAAAACAAAAACACTAAATTACGACTGTCGCTTTGAAGCACATTCCTCGCGCAAGTCCGATAGGTATCTACTAAGCAAAACAACTAGTTGGACAGAAGTATCGCCGCCCCCAATTTTCACAACCGTGACAGAAATGCTGGTGTTCTTGTTAGTTACGTTCATAGCACTAGCTAATGGATGAGCCGTAATCATCGCAACCGCGACCACAATATGTGGAGGAAGTCCTTGAAGTTCTGGAACCCGAGGCCACGTCAAGAATAGACGGGCTTTCACAGAAAACGGCAGAAGCATACTGATACGAAGAGGGCTTCGAGTCCTCCACGATTAGCGCAGCACTCAACACGTTGCAAAATCGCGGGTACATTTACGAAGTAAGCGGCCGAATACGGCTTACTGACATCGACTCATTGGCGTGTCTTGGTCAGAAAAGGTATATTAGTGCAAAGACGAACATGCTATTAACCAACATTATGCCGCTAAGGCTGACCGATTGTTGGTTAAGAATATTGGGCAGGAGCCAATTCGTTTCACGAGGGATATAGTCGACCAGAGAACCGATACTCGGTTCATGTTGATGTGTAAGTCGAACTCCCTCTACCCGTTATCGATGTGTAAATGGGTGGGCCTTGTTTAGACGCGGTGAAGATTATCCTCGACGACCGTTTCCAGAGAACGAAATCAGGTAGAACGACGCTGATGAGCTGATTCTGTTCCCCTAGCAGAGCCACTCACGAACATCTTCTGGAGCGTCTAAACACGGCCGGTGGGTTGGTGAATTACTCCGCAAAACACGTGTGGACGCGAGAAAACAACCGGTAGTGACGGTGAGACAATCGAACGCGTGAAGAGCAGGAAACAACAAAAGACAGGAGGTATTTCTTGGAGAACTCGTTCGGTTGTTCAAGAAAACCCCCTTCACTATCATGATAGTTGTACTACGGATTCGGTTATCGTTGTAGCAGTAAAACCTTGCTTTAGGGATAGTTCTCTGTATTAAGCAGATTTGTCCGCTCTAATGCATCTACCTGCGTTCTGTAGCGTTTCTAGGTTCTTCCTTGTGTTTTGTGTTCACCCCCACCATATTATCTAACCTTGACACACCGATAACGGGTCCTATTTTTCGGTTGTTGATCCTATCGGTTATCACCGTCTTAGTCGTGGCCCGATACCGGTACGGGTTTGTAGGGTTCTTCGAGATACGCCACGTCGCTGGCCGAGAGGTCGATTTCCAGCGCCTCCACGGCGTCCTCCAGATGTTCGACGCTGGTGGTGCCGACGATGGGCGCGTCCACCCAGTCCTTGTGCAGAATCCACGCCAGCGAAATTTGGGCCATCGTGACGCCCTTGTCTGCGGCGAGTTCCTGCACGCGTTCGTTTATCTCCTTGCCGCCGCCCTCGCGGTAGGGGTGGTCGTACATGTGTTCCTCCGTCTCGCCGCGCGTCGTCGCGTCGATATCCTCGTGGGGCCGAGTCAGGTACCCCCGCGCGAGCGGACTCCACGGCATCACGCCGACGTTCTCCTTCTCGCAGAGCGGGAGCATCTCGCGTTCCTCTTCGCGGTAGACGAGGTTGTAGTGATTCTGCATCGTCTGAAACCGCTCCAGTCCGAGGCTGTCGCTGATGTGGAGCGCGTCGGCGAACTGGTGGGCCCACATCGAGGACGCCCCGACGTGGCGGATCTTCCCGCGGCGCACCGCGTCGTCCAGCGCGCGAAGCGTCTGCTCGATGGGCGTGTCGTCGTCCCACCGGTGAATCTGATAGAGGTCAATAGTGTCCATCCCGAGACGGTCAAGGCTGTTCTCCAACTCCTTCTCGATGGCCTTCCGGGAGAGTCCCCCGGAGTTGGGGTCGTCCTCGTCCATCTGGAAGTAGCACTTCGTCGCGACCACGCTCTCGTCGCGCCGCCCGTCGAGCGCATTGCCGAGGACGCGCTCGCTCTCGCCGTTCGAATACATGTTGGCGGTGTCGAAGAAGTTAATACCCAACTCCACGGCGCGCTCGATTATCTCCTCGCCCTCCTCGGGGTCCAGCACCCACGGCCGCCAGTCGCTGGACCCGAAGC
The nucleotide sequence above comes from Halorussus limi. Encoded proteins:
- a CDS encoding Cdc6/Cdc18 family protein, which encodes MDDETTSNQSAPPDESERDPVFIYEDKIFQREKLLDVDHVPESTERIVGRDEHISRMASAINPVLFNSPPTHLIIYGKTGTGKSLIARHITQRLSTEAARENIDVETIRIDCGTRSTEAEAVKTLARKFNDEEITGVSVPEKGLGTGDYYDRLWEVVEQQCDVVFFILDEIDKLKSDEILRNLSRAGEDNNVTNTSIGVIGVSNKIDYSDTLSERVKSSFQYEDIVFKPYDANQLREILRKRKDAFKDEVLSEDVIPLCAALCAKEHGDARKAMSTFRNAGKVAREQDKEKVTEEHVYAGKERAEMDRFNELIRGTPPQGKAILLALTLLTEKTDSDGHSTRSIYNAYEQITGQIDMDCLSERRVGELLEEQDFLNVIQAERTSRGRGKGMYKEHRLLEETDIVKEVLVSDSRFDNWR
- a CDS encoding aldo/keto reductase — translated: MEYTTFGNTGIKVSRICLGCMGFGSSDWRPWVLDPEEGEEIIERAVELGINFFDTANMYSNGESERVLGNALDGRRDESVVATKCYFQMDEDDPNSGGLSRKAIEKELENSLDRLGMDTIDLYQIHRWDDDTPIEQTLRALDDAVRRGKIRHVGASSMWAHQFADALHISDSLGLERFQTMQNHYNLVYREEEREMLPLCEKENVGVMPWSPLARGYLTRPHEDIDATTRGETEEHMYDHPYREGGGKEINERVQELAADKGVTMAQISLAWILHKDWVDAPIVGTTSVEHLEDAVEALEIDLSASDVAYLEEPYKPVPVSGHD